Proteins encoded by one window of Leptospira barantonii:
- a CDS encoding DMT family transporter, whose protein sequence is MSSDSKTKIFLEFQFAMILISGNVLFAKLIDESVWMITFGRTVFASIGLYLFLKWRDKPVLFPSATENGAAIGGGILLATHWVLFFASARLASPAIAVLTLFTHPVITVFIEPIYFPSKLKLRDISLAFLVLLGVGILIPDFKPGNDFFWGIVTGLLSAASFSFRNLLSKKFLSHHGSAQVMCLQSFASVFMLAPVCYWESIPTSTRSLGLIFLLGSFFTAFAHTLYVKSMFQLKLKTAGILSSIQPVYSILLAWILLGDIPGYREVVGGVLILVAGTLETIRFGKEE, encoded by the coding sequence ATGTCCTCCGATTCGAAAACTAAGATATTTTTGGAATTTCAATTCGCGATGATCCTCATCAGCGGAAACGTACTCTTCGCAAAACTGATCGATGAAAGTGTTTGGATGATTACTTTCGGAAGAACGGTCTTTGCAAGCATCGGTCTTTATCTATTTCTGAAATGGAGGGACAAACCCGTTTTGTTTCCAAGCGCGACGGAAAACGGCGCGGCCATCGGAGGTGGAATTTTACTCGCAACCCACTGGGTTTTATTCTTCGCATCGGCGCGGTTAGCATCTCCTGCGATCGCGGTCCTAACGCTTTTCACTCATCCCGTGATCACCGTTTTTATAGAGCCGATCTACTTTCCATCCAAGTTAAAATTGAGAGACATTTCGCTGGCGTTTTTGGTTTTACTCGGGGTTGGGATTTTGATTCCGGACTTCAAACCGGGTAACGATTTCTTTTGGGGAATCGTTACGGGTTTATTGTCAGCGGCTTCTTTTTCGTTTCGAAATCTACTCAGTAAAAAATTTCTTTCTCATCACGGAAGCGCACAAGTTATGTGTCTTCAATCCTTTGCATCGGTTTTTATGTTGGCTCCCGTATGTTACTGGGAAAGTATTCCCACTTCCACAAGATCACTCGGTCTTATCTTTTTGCTCGGAAGTTTTTTCACCGCATTCGCGCATACGTTGTACGTCAAATCCATGTTTCAACTCAAACTCAAGACCGCCGGAATTCTTTCGAGCATACAACCCGTGTATTCCATTTTACTCGCTTGGATCTTGTTGGGAGATATTCCGGGTTACAGAGAAGTTGTCGGCGGAGTTTTGATCTTGGTCGCGGGCACCTTGGAAACGATTCGGTTCGGCAAGGAAGAATAA
- a CDS encoding AraC family transcriptional regulator, with amino-acid sequence MFAHGLFSSPSPLFLPLWLSSFFYWMGVFGSALGCLMFLGQMVLPNKVRLNYLLGVLFLGMSILQGSSISILSFSTSFLSWLILLHIPALYSVGPVLYGIYKVSTGESFMDSNRERMLHCVLPVTGAFLYLGILFFPGHIPEMIHRSFVEKIFPSPLDWVLLPAVFGIAFYVSLVLKSSRDLWRWEVWKAEPTARILSFLAVTSILHLTLGAFFFITKTSDFLILTSGGMGLALCAAYLIGHRNPGFFQKLQEVTQATREKYARSLLVGIDRAALKENLIHLMEKDFLYREEDLGLGDLADELALSTHQVSEFLNQELGKNFSVFVNDYRVAEARSLLTSEPDKSIIDIAYSVGFRTKSSFNRAFQKHTGITPSEYRTNSAQFIDSVAGPRRNR; translated from the coding sequence GTGTTCGCTCACGGCTTATTTTCTTCTCCGTCTCCCCTTTTTCTTCCACTTTGGCTGAGTTCTTTTTTTTATTGGATGGGAGTTTTCGGCTCTGCTCTGGGCTGTTTGATGTTTTTAGGCCAGATGGTTCTACCGAACAAGGTAAGACTCAATTATCTTTTAGGTGTTCTCTTTTTAGGAATGTCTATTCTTCAGGGAAGTTCGATCTCGATTCTTTCCTTTTCCACTTCGTTTTTATCCTGGTTGATCCTGCTTCATATCCCGGCTTTGTATTCCGTGGGCCCGGTTTTATACGGAATTTATAAGGTCAGCACGGGAGAATCTTTTATGGATTCCAACCGGGAAAGAATGCTTCACTGCGTTCTTCCGGTAACGGGTGCGTTTCTTTATCTTGGAATTCTATTCTTTCCGGGACACATTCCCGAAATGATCCACAGATCTTTTGTGGAAAAGATTTTTCCAAGTCCTTTGGATTGGGTTCTTCTTCCTGCGGTTTTCGGAATCGCGTTTTATGTTTCCTTAGTTTTAAAAAGTTCCCGCGATCTTTGGAGATGGGAGGTTTGGAAGGCCGAACCGACCGCGAGAATTCTTTCCTTTTTAGCGGTGACTTCCATTCTTCATCTTACGCTCGGCGCATTCTTTTTTATCACGAAAACTTCCGACTTTTTGATTCTCACTTCGGGAGGAATGGGCCTCGCTCTCTGCGCGGCTTATCTGATCGGTCATAGAAATCCGGGATTCTTTCAAAAACTTCAGGAAGTCACACAAGCGACGCGAGAAAAATACGCGCGTTCTCTTTTGGTGGGAATCGATCGCGCGGCTTTGAAAGAAAATCTGATTCATCTGATGGAAAAGGATTTTTTATACAGGGAAGAAGATTTGGGTCTCGGAGATCTCGCAGACGAGCTCGCACTTTCCACACATCAGGTTTCCGAGTTTCTCAATCAGGAATTGGGTAAGAATTTTTCCGTATTTGTAAACGACTACAGGGTCGCGGAAGCTCGTAGCCTTTTGACTTCCGAACCCGATAAGAGCATCATCGATATCGCATATTCCGTCGGTTTTAGAACCAAGTCTTCGTTCAACCGCGCGTTTCAAAAACATACCGGAATTACTCCGAGCGAATACCGCACAAACTCGGCGCAATTTATCGATTCGGTCGCCGGACCGCGTCGGAATCGATAG
- a CDS encoding MORN repeat-containing protein, translating to MFVSENDFISYSKNMMRFFVRCSFCGVMFLCVFVQCSSGDQKMAPNESASGAGRSAYSDESARNMEETQTTTASRSATEETVDPTRGCIQGNCVTGSGTYVYDNDDEYRGGFENDLRSGSGRIKYKNGDRFEGTFKEDMKDGKGTYIFKNGAMLEGTFEMGKMNGPGKVRFPDTSVYEGEFQDEKNSSEGILFSAFDHSKKHCRIENKIVLCGGPVAESGDIKPLH from the coding sequence ATGTTTGTAAGTGAAAACGATTTTATTTCGTATTCAAAAAATATGATGAGATTTTTTGTAAGATGCTCTTTCTGCGGAGTTATGTTCCTTTGTGTTTTCGTTCAGTGTTCATCCGGAGACCAAAAGATGGCGCCTAACGAGTCCGCAAGCGGCGCGGGACGTTCCGCCTACTCGGACGAAAGCGCAAGAAACATGGAAGAGACACAGACCACTACCGCAAGCAGATCCGCAACCGAAGAAACCGTAGATCCGACCCGGGGTTGTATTCAAGGAAATTGTGTCACCGGTTCCGGAACCTATGTCTACGACAACGACGACGAGTACAGAGGCGGTTTTGAAAACGATCTGAGAAGCGGATCGGGAAGAATCAAATACAAAAACGGGGATCGATTCGAAGGCACCTTCAAAGAGGATATGAAGGACGGAAAAGGAACTTATATTTTTAAAAACGGGGCGATGCTCGAAGGTACGTTCGAAATGGGAAAAATGAACGGCCCCGGAAAGGTTCGTTTCCCCGATACAAGCGTGTATGAGGGAGAATTCCAGGACGAAAAGAATTCAAGCGAAGGCATTTTGTTTTCGGCTTTCGATCATTCCAAAAAACACTGCAGAATCGAAAACAAGATCGTTCTCTGCGGCGGTCCGGTTGCCGAATCCGGCGACATCAAACCTCTTCACTAA
- a CDS encoding NADase-type glycan-binding domain-containing protein — protein sequence MNRSLRCLFLLSFLVLSFQNCKKELSVSMATSTSLSDKLAFAALGGGSWKPEDGAEFVKLHFYPDEGFQLKKVEVDSCKGEFSDAVTAYINFDEFSAAADLSGKKASVNFEKPVYARSVTINFRKNKDLCIGEIRFYDEREKQFSLKLPKIVEGSATASETASPVLSYDVMNLFDSRYEYAWASDKKGKGVVLNFRFAEPQKFDTIKIWNGYQRSDQHCYSNGRLKTATLTGDNGYTQKIQLQDVLGPQEIALEKPFEGSTLRLTVDDIYAGKMYKGLVLSEIRFGKDKNWVLINPINRSQTIARSNHLQFTPPDLDGILNHGLRGSEVSELPAEIQSTENIASSETSAQTTEEAQGYRVSSDWSLRMRSDGSFFMEGNTQDQSGMDSGMLHKTSKFYAIGNYEVKESSADSLKLRVFGYMRKYSSSFVENYGDMDCNGCGRDCNMADSDPDKKEIIFQDFITIKKLNGSIYVQNTSPSRKLDFKTLGMTLE from the coding sequence ATGAACCGTTCCTTGCGTTGTTTGTTCCTTCTTTCTTTCCTGGTTTTGAGTTTTCAAAACTGTAAAAAAGAACTTAGCGTTTCTATGGCTACGTCCACTTCCTTAAGCGACAAACTCGCGTTCGCCGCTCTCGGAGGAGGAAGTTGGAAACCGGAAGACGGGGCGGAGTTTGTAAAACTTCATTTTTATCCGGACGAAGGGTTTCAACTCAAGAAGGTGGAAGTGGATTCTTGTAAGGGAGAATTCAGCGACGCGGTCACGGCCTATATCAACTTCGACGAGTTCAGCGCGGCCGCGGATCTTTCCGGCAAAAAGGCTTCCGTCAATTTTGAAAAACCGGTATATGCAAGATCCGTAACGATCAACTTTCGTAAGAACAAGGATCTTTGTATCGGAGAAATCCGTTTTTACGACGAAAGGGAAAAACAATTCTCCCTAAAACTTCCAAAGATCGTAGAAGGAAGTGCGACCGCTTCCGAAACCGCGAGTCCGGTTCTATCCTACGACGTGATGAATCTTTTCGATTCCCGTTACGAATACGCGTGGGCTTCGGATAAAAAAGGAAAAGGAGTCGTTTTAAATTTTAGATTCGCGGAGCCTCAAAAATTCGACACGATCAAAATCTGGAACGGTTATCAAAGATCGGATCAGCACTGTTATTCGAACGGAAGATTGAAGACCGCTACCTTGACCGGCGATAACGGTTATACTCAGAAGATCCAACTCCAGGACGTTTTAGGACCTCAGGAAATCGCATTAGAAAAACCTTTTGAAGGAAGCACTCTGCGTTTGACCGTGGACGATATCTACGCGGGAAAGATGTATAAGGGTCTTGTGTTGAGCGAAATACGTTTCGGTAAGGATAAGAATTGGGTATTGATCAATCCGATCAACAGATCTCAAACCATCGCGAGATCCAATCATCTTCAATTTACTCCTCCCGATTTGGACGGAATTTTAAATCACGGTCTGAGAGGTTCCGAGGTTTCCGAACTTCCCGCCGAAATTCAAAGCACGGAGAATATCGCGTCATCGGAAACATCCGCACAAACCACGGAGGAAGCGCAAGGTTACAGAGTTTCATCCGATTGGTCGCTTAGAATGCGTTCGGACGGTTCTTTTTTTATGGAAGGAAACACTCAGGATCAAAGCGGAATGGATTCCGGAATGTTGCATAAGACGAGCAAGTTCTATGCGATCGGAAACTACGAGGTTAAGGAATCTTCAGCGGATTCTTTGAAACTAAGGGTTTTCGGTTATATGCGTAAGTATTCCTCTTCCTTTGTGGAGAACTACGGAGATATGGACTGCAACGGTTGCGGTCGCGATTGTAACATGGCGGACAGCGATCCGGATAAAAAGGAAATCATCTTTCAGGACTTTATCACGATCAAAAAACTGAACGGAAGCATTTATGTTCAAAACACGAGTCCGAGCAGAAAATTGGATTTTAAAACCCTGGGGATGACCCTCGAGTGA
- a CDS encoding fatty acid desaturase, translating into MSALILAKNEILPSRKPKKWQTLATREKNVKIMRWIRFREKNLRKKFPILNRQNLLGASITFGSAGMMIVTAGLYIAGIIPAWIAIVSNAIFASLLHEIEHDTIHNLYFKDNTKMQDLLFWTVWIFRGNTVSPWYRRMIHTLHHKVSGHKDDIEERLIGNGMKAGLVRFFAMIDGNVSAILNFRKLVKDAPKFKRKEIVSESWPWLVIYYTLWYNFLGLNLIHYGNLFLGSPVELPYPELLESARMFLNTAAVVYMLPNWIRQSSIQIVSSNMHYYGDVKGIHEQTQVLNSWLLLPLHLFCFNFGSTHGIHHFVVNQPFYIRQMVAPFVHPAMKRYGIRFNDFDSMLRANRYNPETQLQAEQRIA; encoded by the coding sequence ATGAGCGCTCTTATATTAGCGAAAAATGAAATTCTTCCGAGTAGAAAGCCGAAGAAATGGCAAACACTGGCGACTCGGGAAAAAAACGTAAAGATCATGCGCTGGATTCGTTTTAGGGAAAAGAATCTCAGAAAAAAATTTCCTATCTTAAACAGACAGAATCTTTTGGGCGCGTCGATCACATTCGGTTCGGCGGGAATGATGATCGTCACCGCGGGGCTTTATATAGCGGGAATCATCCCGGCTTGGATTGCGATCGTGTCAAACGCGATCTTCGCTTCCCTTCTTCACGAGATCGAACACGATACGATCCACAATCTTTACTTCAAAGACAATACAAAGATGCAGGATCTTTTATTCTGGACCGTTTGGATTTTTCGGGGAAACACCGTAAGTCCTTGGTATAGAAGAATGATTCACACTCTACACCACAAAGTTTCCGGTCATAAGGACGATATCGAAGAACGTCTGATCGGCAACGGTATGAAGGCCGGTTTGGTTCGTTTTTTTGCGATGATCGACGGAAACGTTTCCGCGATTCTCAATTTTAGAAAACTCGTCAAAGACGCTCCTAAGTTTAAAAGAAAGGAAATCGTTTCGGAAAGTTGGCCTTGGCTCGTGATCTATTACACTCTTTGGTACAACTTTCTGGGTTTGAATCTGATCCACTACGGAAATTTATTTCTTGGTTCCCCGGTCGAGCTTCCCTATCCCGAACTTTTGGAATCGGCTCGTATGTTTCTGAATACGGCCGCGGTGGTTTATATGCTCCCGAATTGGATCCGTCAATCCAGCATTCAAATCGTTTCGTCCAACATGCACTACTACGGAGACGTAAAAGGAATCCACGAACAAACCCAGGTCTTGAATTCTTGGTTACTTCTTCCTTTGCATCTTTTTTGTTTCAACTTCGGAAGCACTCACGGAATCCATCACTTCGTGGTCAATCAACCGTTTTACATCCGTCAGATGGTCGCACCTTTTGTTCATCCGGCGATGAAACGTTATGGAATTCGGTTTAACGATTTTGACAGTATGTTACGCGCCAACCGTTACAATCCGGAAACACAGCTACAGGCGGAACAACGTATCGCTTGA
- a CDS encoding RCC1 domain-containing protein produces the protein MKLKVAFILSLSWVLSCGQNTANDLTPLSLTAIGAVQATSDNQNTFQILSPKEGEIIPVYQLETTIQADTAGEYEVYHGDQKIYGSSAEAPTTLKSSVFKPVNGENTIQVRFKKSDGTVVQKEVHVYFGTKLSAGAAHSGFLKNGEVYTVGRNNFGQLGTGTSTGDGINDVIVKLTSLNNISSIHFTQNSSMAIAKNGKVYTWGTNANGQLGIGNNTTDPASASTAGPRQPPIEVPGISDAVMGAYGFDHGLVLKSNGTLVAFGLNGVGQLGNGATGLTTTTISTNPVAVVGLTDVIQVIAGSAHSAALTSSGEVYVWGRSQYGNLGNGTIATATTAQSTPLKVPGLSGIKQIANGRDHILALKSDGTVYSWGLNASGQLGIGGTGSPNPTATPTPVSNITNASSVWAGGTQSFAILKNGTVKGWGANGTTANLGIGETTTSKVYEPNNAVVGISDLIHFGCGATHNFALLSNGNFYGWGWNFKGSLGRPDLQTNWGAATPVSITIP, from the coding sequence ATGAAACTCAAAGTTGCGTTCATTCTATCCTTATCCTGGGTTCTCTCCTGCGGACAAAATACCGCAAACGACCTCACTCCCCTTTCCCTCACGGCGATCGGGGCCGTTCAGGCGACGTCGGATAACCAGAATACGTTCCAAATTCTTTCCCCCAAGGAAGGCGAAATCATCCCGGTATATCAGTTGGAAACTACGATCCAAGCCGATACCGCCGGAGAATACGAGGTCTATCACGGAGATCAAAAAATCTACGGTTCTTCGGCCGAGGCTCCCACCACCCTCAAATCCTCCGTTTTCAAACCGGTCAACGGAGAGAATACGATCCAAGTTCGTTTTAAAAAATCGGACGGAACCGTGGTTCAAAAAGAAGTTCACGTTTACTTCGGAACCAAACTCAGCGCGGGCGCGGCCCACTCCGGTTTTTTAAAGAATGGAGAGGTTTATACGGTCGGGCGAAATAATTTCGGTCAGTTAGGAACCGGAACTTCGACGGGAGACGGGATCAACGACGTCATCGTTAAACTCACTTCGCTTAACAATATCTCGAGCATTCATTTTACACAAAACAGTTCGATGGCGATCGCCAAAAACGGAAAGGTTTATACCTGGGGAACCAACGCAAACGGACAACTGGGAATCGGAAACAACACGACCGATCCAGCGAGCGCTTCCACGGCGGGACCGAGACAACCTCCGATCGAGGTTCCGGGTATCAGCGACGCGGTTATGGGCGCGTACGGTTTCGATCACGGGCTTGTTCTAAAATCAAATGGAACGTTAGTCGCCTTTGGTCTGAACGGCGTGGGACAACTCGGCAACGGAGCCACTGGTCTTACGACGACCACAATCTCCACAAACCCGGTTGCGGTTGTCGGATTGACGGACGTGATTCAAGTGATCGCGGGTTCGGCTCATTCGGCGGCGCTCACCTCTTCCGGAGAAGTTTACGTCTGGGGAAGAAGCCAATACGGTAACCTTGGAAACGGAACGATCGCGACCGCAACGACCGCACAATCCACTCCTTTGAAAGTTCCAGGTCTTTCCGGAATCAAACAGATCGCAAACGGAAGAGATCACATTCTCGCGCTCAAATCGGACGGAACGGTTTACTCTTGGGGACTCAACGCGAGCGGCCAGTTGGGAATCGGCGGCACGGGATCGCCGAACCCGACCGCAACTCCAACACCGGTTTCGAATATTACAAATGCTTCATCCGTTTGGGCCGGTGGAACCCAAAGTTTTGCGATCCTAAAAAACGGAACCGTAAAAGGATGGGGAGCGAACGGAACCACGGCAAATCTCGGAATCGGCGAAACTACGACGAGTAAGGTGTACGAACCGAACAACGCCGTGGTCGGAATCTCGGACCTAATCCATTTCGGTTGCGGAGCGACGCATAACTTCGCGCTTCTTTCCAACGGTAATTTTTACGGATGGGGTTGGAACTTCAAGGGTTCCTTAGGAAGACCGGATCTTCAGACGAACTGGGGCGCGGCGACTCCGGTTTCCATCACGATTCCATAA
- a CDS encoding glycosyl hydrolase family 67 — MKLNLALIDSSAPFFVKAPGKSQNWSKAPIALLEKNREFKKKTHKRIRENFDSYVRRISALGYNAITIDELSFVTDFSFYPDLLRNKIRSYQNSYRKLFRTARKSKLKVFITSDFMFFNSYIEEQTKGEFDRVSDLFVECLEKLFTEFENVDGVVLRIGESDGVDVEGDFRSRLFLKKPEDANRFLKKILPVFEKHSKTLIFRTWTIGAYPIGDLIWNQKTYEKVFEGVPSKNLVVSMKYGEGDFFRYLSINSLFFQDDLPKLVEFQARREYEGFGEYPSFVGWQYLAYKKELKKAKNLVGFSVWCQTGGWSSFKNITFLKNTSYWNELNTFVCIGLFKKDWSVKKSLRKFFGKKGIKEFVRFLKLSDSVIENLLYDPSFSDLPLYIHRVRIPPLLHITWDRVTISDHFRILYSAFCKNPEESVQKGYRAIEDLKEMGRISKRLDLPYDFRFQYETFQLFAFCRELIYLPDPEREQYLLEEAIYLRDLYSENYPDAYKFRILPRRRTPGLMSKLLLKLFVRKRKNIRLMDRILFHPFMRRFYLFLYQRIRSKLPSFINQQAMPVSELLK, encoded by the coding sequence ATGAAACTGAATCTGGCGCTCATCGATTCGAGCGCCCCGTTCTTCGTAAAAGCTCCCGGGAAATCGCAGAACTGGTCCAAGGCCCCGATCGCACTTCTGGAAAAAAACAGGGAATTCAAAAAGAAAACCCACAAAAGAATCCGGGAGAATTTCGATTCATACGTTAGGCGAATCAGCGCGCTCGGATACAACGCGATCACGATCGACGAACTTTCCTTCGTGACGGACTTTTCCTTTTATCCCGATCTTCTCAGAAACAAAATAAGATCCTATCAGAATTCCTATCGTAAACTTTTTAGAACCGCGCGTAAAAGCAAACTCAAGGTTTTTATCACGAGCGATTTTATGTTCTTCAATTCTTACATCGAAGAACAAACCAAGGGAGAATTCGATCGTGTTTCCGATCTTTTCGTGGAATGTCTGGAAAAACTGTTTACGGAGTTCGAAAACGTGGACGGGGTCGTTCTTCGTATCGGAGAATCGGACGGAGTCGACGTCGAAGGGGATTTCAGAAGCAGACTGTTTCTAAAAAAGCCCGAGGACGCGAACCGATTTTTAAAAAAAATTCTCCCCGTCTTCGAAAAACATTCCAAAACTCTAATATTTAGAACCTGGACGATCGGAGCGTATCCGATCGGCGATCTTATCTGGAATCAAAAAACATATGAAAAAGTTTTCGAGGGAGTTCCTTCCAAGAACCTCGTAGTTTCCATGAAATACGGAGAAGGCGATTTTTTTCGCTATCTTTCGATCAATTCCCTGTTCTTCCAAGACGATCTTCCGAAACTCGTGGAGTTTCAGGCAAGAAGAGAATACGAAGGTTTCGGAGAATATCCGTCCTTTGTGGGCTGGCAATATCTGGCGTATAAAAAGGAACTCAAAAAAGCCAAAAATCTCGTAGGGTTCAGCGTCTGGTGTCAAACCGGGGGCTGGTCCTCGTTTAAGAACATTACGTTTTTAAAGAATACTTCCTATTGGAACGAACTCAACACATTCGTTTGTATCGGACTTTTTAAAAAGGATTGGAGCGTCAAAAAAAGTCTCCGAAAATTCTTCGGTAAAAAGGGGATCAAAGAGTTTGTCCGGTTTTTAAAACTTTCCGATTCCGTGATTGAAAATCTTTTATACGATCCTTCGTTCAGCGATCTTCCTCTATACATTCATCGGGTCAGGATTCCTCCCCTTCTCCACATCACCTGGGACAGGGTCACGATCAGCGATCACTTCCGAATCTTATATTCAGCTTTTTGCAAGAACCCGGAAGAGTCGGTACAAAAGGGATATCGGGCGATCGAGGACCTCAAAGAAATGGGAAGAATCTCGAAACGACTCGATCTTCCTTACGATTTCCGGTTTCAATACGAAACCTTTCAGTTATTCGCATTTTGTAGGGAGCTGATCTATCTTCCCGATCCGGAACGGGAACAGTATCTTCTCGAAGAGGCGATTTATCTCCGGGATCTGTATTCCGAAAATTATCCGGACGCGTATAAGTTTAGAATTCTTCCCCGAAGAAGAACCCCCGGACTTATGTCTAAACTTTTGCTGAAGTTATTCGTCCGAAAAAGAAAGAACATAAGACTGATGGACCGCATTCTATTTCATCCTTTTATGAGACGTTTCTACTTATTTTTGTATCAGAGAATTCGGTCCAAGCTCCCTTCGTTTATCAATCAACAGGCCATGCCGGTCTCGGAGCTCCTGAAATAG
- a CDS encoding di-heme oxidoredictase family protein has protein sequence MRLKFRFFLFFGISLFLGACSPKGEFCSSTDCKNGTAILALLAISSNSEWAYENGEEYQGGIGMTSFEFGSTAFRQFAKNAPLNSISEFTVGQTVFEVPWTAGFSSALPDRDGLGPLFHTNSCFTCHAANGRALEEDGEKLTVSLVRLSVGNDSHNTEPNYGGQFQPNGVSGVSKEGDAIVTYQEIAGKFDDGTEYTLRSPTLQLSNLGYGPLANDTRTSIRVTQQVIGLGLLEAIPENSILGFADPNDKDGNGISGKPNYVRNLNGIGTTLGRFGWKANNTDLTRQNSAAFLGDLGITSPLFPSENCMSSQTQCQSSVNGGSPEVPQSKITAITNYMKLVAVPARRKADNTSVLAGKEIFFKAGCKNCHIPKMQTGSNASFPELSNQTIRPYTDLLLHDMGEGLADHRPDEEASGSEWRTPPLWGIGLFETVNGHTRYLHDGRAGNLMEAVLWHGGEAESSKKYVLGLDIRDRTHLLNFLKSL, from the coding sequence ATGCGTTTGAAATTTAGATTTTTTCTTTTTTTTGGAATTTCACTCTTCTTGGGAGCCTGTTCTCCCAAGGGAGAATTTTGTTCCTCCACGGACTGCAAAAACGGCACTGCGATTCTCGCCTTGCTTGCAATTTCGTCTAACTCGGAATGGGCTTACGAAAACGGGGAAGAATACCAGGGCGGAATCGGTATGACGAGTTTCGAATTCGGAAGCACCGCGTTTCGTCAATTTGCAAAGAATGCGCCCCTGAATTCCATCTCGGAATTTACCGTGGGGCAAACCGTCTTTGAGGTTCCCTGGACGGCCGGTTTTTCCTCTGCGCTTCCGGATCGGGACGGTTTGGGCCCGCTCTTCCACACAAATTCTTGTTTTACGTGTCACGCGGCCAACGGAAGGGCTTTGGAAGAAGACGGAGAAAAATTGACCGTGAGTCTTGTTCGTCTGAGCGTGGGAAACGATTCGCACAATACGGAACCGAACTACGGCGGACAATTTCAACCGAACGGGGTCTCCGGTGTTTCCAAAGAAGGAGACGCGATCGTAACGTATCAGGAGATCGCCGGTAAATTCGACGATGGAACCGAATACACATTACGTTCTCCTACATTACAACTTTCGAATTTAGGTTACGGACCGCTTGCGAACGATACGAGAACCTCTATCCGGGTCACTCAACAAGTGATCGGGCTCGGTCTTTTGGAGGCGATTCCCGAAAATTCCATTCTCGGGTTCGCGGACCCGAACGACAAGGACGGAAACGGAATTTCCGGAAAACCGAACTACGTCCGCAATCTAAACGGAATCGGAACCACTTTGGGAAGATTCGGATGGAAAGCGAATAACACCGATTTGACGAGACAAAACTCAGCGGCTTTTTTGGGAGATTTGGGAATCACCTCTCCTCTATTTCCTAGCGAGAATTGTATGAGTTCTCAAACTCAGTGTCAATCTTCCGTTAACGGAGGTTCCCCCGAAGTTCCACAAAGTAAGATCACCGCGATCACCAATTATATGAAACTCGTCGCGGTTCCCGCGAGAAGAAAGGCGGACAACACAAGTGTTCTCGCCGGAAAAGAAATTTTCTTCAAGGCCGGTTGCAAGAATTGTCATATTCCAAAAATGCAAACCGGATCGAACGCGAGTTTTCCCGAACTGTCCAATCAAACCATCCGACCTTACACGGATCTTTTGTTGCACGATATGGGGGAAGGACTCGCCGATCACAGACCCGACGAAGAAGCGAGCGGAAGCGAATGGAGAACCCCGCCTCTCTGGGGGATCGGTCTTTTCGAAACGGTCAACGGTCATACACGTTATCTGCACGACGGAAGGGCCGGTAACTTGATGGAAGCGGTACTATGGCATGGCGGCGAAGCGGAGTCTTCTAAAAAATACGTTCTCGGGTTGGACATACGGGATCGAACCCATCTTTTGAATTTTTTGAAGTCGCTTTAA
- the lsa20 gene encoding LIC11469 family lipoprotein adhesin Lsa20, which produces MRKIYYGIGIFILSFGLIDCKKDSSGQTSEGLEPISSDPNRQIKVSVLWEKKSFPLDIELYEGASQRPVDLWATGSVKDLSEAPVSVPIEGNDLYLKPGSKKKFVLVVKNTTDRDFYFFASPHSMLPAEGSLGFKFKCLCINHAFFIPPKETWYRVVELRTGGEALAKELRITHTLVGMDEERIRLYQKGIGTGSGSRDE; this is translated from the coding sequence GTGAGAAAAATCTATTACGGAATTGGAATATTCATTTTATCTTTCGGACTGATCGATTGTAAAAAGGATTCTTCCGGTCAAACTTCGGAGGGACTTGAACCGATTTCCTCCGATCCGAACCGTCAGATTAAGGTCAGCGTCCTTTGGGAGAAAAAAAGTTTTCCATTGGACATCGAACTCTATGAAGGTGCTTCTCAAAGACCGGTGGATCTTTGGGCGACCGGTTCGGTGAAAGATTTATCCGAGGCCCCCGTTTCCGTACCGATCGAAGGGAACGATCTCTATCTAAAACCCGGTTCTAAAAAGAAATTCGTTCTTGTGGTGAAGAATACAACGGATCGGGATTTTTATTTTTTTGCGTCCCCGCATTCCATGCTTCCGGCGGAAGGTTCTTTGGGGTTTAAGTTCAAATGTCTTTGTATCAACCACGCGTTTTTCATTCCTCCGAAAGAAACCTGGTATAGGGTTGTGGAACTCCGAACGGGAGGAGAGGCTCTCGCAAAAGAATTAAGAATTACTCATACACTTGTGGGAATGGACGAGGAGAGAATCCGACTCTATCAAAAAGGAATAGGAACCGGAAGCGGCTCGCGAGACGAATAG